The following proteins come from a genomic window of Panicum hallii strain FIL2 chromosome 8, PHallii_v3.1, whole genome shotgun sequence:
- the LOC112903079 gene encoding proline-rich receptor-like protein kinase PERK5, with the protein MDASTSPNVKIFTEDEIKNITSNYSTLIGRGGFGEVYRGVLDADYDLVAVKRYIRQDLREEFMEEVSIHSMMSHKNVVKLIGYCIGESTLMLVTEYISNGNLDGLLHKSDVSIPLDIRLGIAIGCAEALSYMHSMHLSSDNLIYHGDIKPANILLDGNLATKVSDFGLSRLLFSGDTQFTTSLKGSMGYMDPIYFHEGRLTPKSDVYSFGVVLFELITRKRVKHGDSNLIRAFNKACAKGKGLRELFDAAIADENNIKILKEMRKLAAECVTLDIRARPQMNDVAKRLRVLKKDLKGSPQSILATHSSWQNTYKQGSSLPSFKKGFSFFKGNTSNSKILSELGNSIRIFTKEEISEVTQNYSYPLSTAGTSAEVYKGTLEDNTLVVVDKFLHEDSNELFINGGIILSQIVHKNIIKLLGCCLEAKTLIFIYEYIPKGSLFDILASQEDLPLDLRMRIAIKTAEALEHLHSSATGIIGHGGVATSTILLDDNFIPKLTDFSRACKLIKKSEAAAGDIAISSSLLEKVLYNDPSRYGSVLINLERDVYKFGGVLMALISRDKNTDHDELIIKFTKAYETDKSGKAMFDHDITSEEDIGLLEEIGRLALQCTILKGDEMVKRPTMKDVVAHLRMLRRSWKERTTEAGTQVNETDARSLMSVEPRLPNLMRHLFGYRRISPSDPIITCY; encoded by the coding sequence ATGGACGCTTCAACGAGTCCAAATGTTAAGATATTCACAGAAGATGAGATCAAAAATATTACTAGCAACTACAGCACTCTCATTGGAAGAGGTGGTTTCGGAGAAGTCTACAGAGGGGTCCTTGATGCTGATTATGACCTAGTTGCAGTGAAGAGATACATCCGTCAGGACTTACGAGAAGAGTTCATGGAAGAAGTAAGCATCCACAGTATGATGAGCCACAAGAACGTGGTGAAGCTCATAGGCTACTGCATCGGCGAAAGTACTCTGATGCTGGTAACAGAGTACATCTCCAATGGAAACCTCGATGGCCTACTCCACAAAAGTGACGTTTCCATCCCTCTGGATATAAGGCTGGGTATTGCTATAGGGTGTGCAGAAGCGTTGAGCTACATGCATTCAATGCATTTATCGAGCGACAACCTTATTTATCATGGTGATATTAAGCCTGCCAACATACTTTTGGATGGCAATCTTGCAACAAAAGTATCGGATTTTGGTTTGTCAAGGCTTCTTTTCAGTGGTGATACTCAGTTCACCACGAGCTTAAAAGGAAGTATGGGTTACATGGATCCTATATATTTTCATGAGGGGCGCCTTACCCCGAAAAGCGATGTCTACAGTTTTGGAGTAGTCCTGTTTGAACTGATAACTCGAAAAAGGGTAAAACATGGGGACAGTAACCTCATTCGAGCATTCAACAAAGCCTGCGCCAAGGGGAAAGGATTGAGGGAACTGTTTGATGCAGCAATTGCAGATGAGAACAATATAAAGATTCTTAAAGAAATGAGGAAACTAGCTGCTGAATGCGTGACACTGGACATTCGTGCACGTCCACAAATGAATGATGTGGCGAAACGCCTTCGTGTTCTTAAGAAAGATCTGAAGGGCAGTCCACAATCCATCTTGGCAACACACTCTTCATGGCAAAATACTTACAAACAAGGCTCAAGCCTGCCTAGTTTTAAAAAGGGTTTTAGCTTTTTCAAGGGAAATACTAGTAATTCTAAGATTTTATCCGAACTCGGCAATAGTATAAGAATTTTCACAAAGGAGGAGATAAGTGAAGTAACACAGAATTATTCATATCCACTCAGCACAGCAGGTACGTCGGCTGAGGTTTATAAAGGAACACTTGAGGACAATACACTGGTGGTGGTGGACAAATTTCTTCATGAGGATTCTAATGAGCTGTTTATCAACGGAGGGATAATCCTATCTCAAATTGTCCACAAGAACATTATCAAACTTTTGGGCTGTTGCCTGGAAGCCAAAACTCTTATTTTTATATACGAGTACATTCCTAAAGGTAGTCTCTTTGACATCTTGGCTAGCCAGGAAGATTTGCCGCTAGACTTGCGTATGAGGATTGCAATTAAGACTGCTGAAGCATTAGAACACCTCCATTCATCAGCAACTGGTATCATTGGACATGGTGGTGTTGCAACATCAACTATTCTTCTAGATGATAACTTCATACCAAAGCTCACAGATTTTTCAAGGGCATGCAAGCTTATCAAGAAGAGTGAAGCTGCTGCTGGTGATATCGCAATTAGTAGCAGCCTTCTAGAAAAAGTTCTCTACAATGACCCATCAAGGTATGGTTCTGTGTTGATAAACCTGGAGCGTGATGTGTACAAATTTGGCGGTGTTCTCATGGCACTCATCAGTAGGGATAAGAATACTGATCATGATGAACTTATCATCAAATTCACCAAAGCTTATGAGACAGATAAAAGTGGGAAGGCGATGTTCGATCACGACATAACATCCGAAGAAGATATCGGTCTGCTTGAAGAGATCGGGAGGTTGGCTCTGCAGTGTACCATTCTGAAAGGAGACGAGATGGTTAAGAGACCAACTATGAAGGATGTGGTAGCACACCTTCGTATGCTTAGGAGATCATGGAAGGAGCGCACCACCGAGGCAGGTACACAGGTAAATGAAACTGACGCTAGATCTTTGATGTCAGTGGAGCCAAGGCTACCGAACCTGATGCGCCACTTGTTCGGATATCGGCGAATCTCCCCTAGTGATCCTATAATTACATGTTATTAG